GTCAAGACGTTTGGATGTGCCGTTTGGAATTATTGATTTATCATTAGCTCCGACACCTGCAGTGGGTGATAGTATTGCTGAAATATTAGAAGCAATGGGCTTAGAATATGTAGGAGCACCGGGAACAACGGCTGCGCTTGCTATGCTTAATGATCAGGTGAAAAAAGGTGGTGCTATGGCATCGTCTTATGTCGGTGGTTTAAGTGGAGCATTTATCCCGGTAAGTGAAGACCAGGGGATGATAAAAGCTGTCAACAAAGGTGCTTTGACAATTGAGAAACTTGAGGCGATGACGTGTGTATGTTCTGTTGGTCTAGATATGATTGCAATTCCCGGAGACACTTCAGCGTCAACAATCTCAGGGATTATTGCCGATGAGATGGCTATTGGAATGATTAATCAAAAAACGACAGCGGTACGTATTATACCTGTAGAAGGCAAAAATGTTGGAGATATGGTTGAATTTGGTGGCTTGCTTGGTTATGCCCCGGTTATGCCTGTCAATAATTTTTCTTGTGAAGCCTTCATCAATCGAAGAGGACGTATACCTGCACCAATTCATAGCTTTAAAAATTAGGGTAAAGATTTTTCAACATCAATAGAAACGAGGAAATAAAATGAATATATATGATTTAGAACCACAATCCGTAATGAAGTTTTTTTATGAAATCAACCAAATTCCACGTGGAAGTGGCAATGAAAAGCAAATCAGTGACTATCTAGTTGAGTTTGCAAAAGAGCGCCAACTTGAAGTGGTTCAAGATGACGCGCTGAATGTTTTAATACGAAAAGCGGCAACGCCAGGCTATGAAAATCATAAAGGTGTGATTATTCAAGGGCATATGGACATGGTTTGTAGTAAAAATGCAGGAGTGGATCATGATTTTGAAAAAGATCCCATTGATATGTTAATAGATGGTGACTATATTACAGCCAATGGAACAACGCTTGGAGCAGATAATGGTATTGCAGTTGCTATGGGGTTGGCATTACTTGATGCACAAGATGTTAAACATCCTGAACTAGAGGTGATTATTACAACTGATGAAGAGGTTGGCTTAAACGGGGCTATTGCTTTTGATGCAAATCAGTTGCGTGGTGGCTACTATCTTAACCTTGATTCAGAAGAAGAAGGCGAATTTACCATTGGTTGTGCAGGTGGCTTAAAATCTATCATCAATCTACCGGTATATAAAGAGACGATCGAGACAGACTCTTTAATATGCAAAGAAGTAGCAATTACCAAATTGTTAGGTGGACATTCGGGGGTGGATATAGAAAATTATCGTGCCAATGCAGTAAAGTTAACGGGAAGAATATTATGTAAACTAGATGAAGAGTTTGATTTTTCTCTATTGGATATTTATGGGGGAGACAAAGATAATGTTATTCCACGAGAAGCCTTTTTTACGATTGTCTTTTCCAAAGAAGAGCAAGAACGTTTTGATCAAGTTCTAGATACGATTGCACAAAAAATCCAACACGAGTACCAATCATCTGATCCAAATATTGAAATCGTAAGTAAAACAATAGATGTGGAAAAAACGGTTGAAGTTTTGGCAGAAGCATCATTAGAATCATTGATTTTCCTATTAATGACAGTACCTAATGGTATTCAAACGATGAGCCCAGAATTAAAAGGATTTGTTGAAAGTTCATTAAATATTGGAAAAGTTGCTGTTGAAGATGATCATGTAGTCTTTTTATTTGCAGTACGAAGCAGTATTGCGAGTCTTAAAGAGCATATTACCAATCAACTAAAATGTTATGCCAATTATTGCAATGCTGAGTTCATTAAAACAGCTGAATATCCTGAATGGCCAGTTAAAAATGATACAGAACTTCTGAAAAAGGCCGTTGAAGTATATACAAATATGTATAAAAAAGAACCGATTGTAAAATCGATTCATGCCGGACTAGAAGGTGGAGTCTTCATGGAAAAATTACCACACTTAGAAGCAATTAGCCTAGGACCGGATATGGATGGGGTACATTCACCTGATGAGCGTGTAAGCATCTCATCCATTCAACGTACCTATACATACCTTATAAATTTAATAGAAGCACTGTAAAGTGCTTCTATTCATTACTTTATATAGTCTGCGTATTCAGAATCAACTTCTAATATATGGTAGATGAGCCAATCACTTAAAAAATTCAAGATATCATAATCAACTAATACATCATCGTTTTCATATTGCTCCTTAAGCTGAGCAATTTTATCAATAAACGCTTGATGTAATTTTTTGTGCTCTTCTATTTTGGGAAAATTATTTTGTTCCATTAGTTTTTCTTCTTCAGTAAAATGAAAAATAGCATACATATGAAGCTCGCTAATGACTTTAGCTGTGGAATAAATGGGCGTTTTATTCTCTTGGTCAATAAGATTAAACATTTCGTTGCACAATTCAAATAATCGTTTATGATGCTCATCTAATGTTGTATTGTGTACAGAAAATTTTTCGTCCCAGAGTAGTAAGTCCATAAAATATTACTTCCTTTCTTTATTAACACTAATTATGTTATATCATACTCCTAAGCAGATTACAAGAAAAGCCTTTGACAATCTGTACAATCTACTTTATTATTACGATAGAAACCAATCGTTGGAGGAAATCAATTGAAAAAATTATCAGTACCACCACAACTACTTTTAAGTGTCGAAAAGCCGGCACAGTATATAGGTAACGAGATTAATGCAGTACATAAGGAAAATGGAACGTTTTCGACACATTTTGCACTTTGTTTTCCAGACTTATACGAAATTGGTATGAGTCATCTTGGACTGTCCATCTTATATAATTTGATGAATGCGCGAAACGATGTTTATTGTGAACGTGTTTTTTCGCCCATGCAAGATATGGAAAAATTACTTGAGGATTATGATATACCTTTGTTTTCGTTAGAATCACAAACACCGGTTCAAGCGTTTGACTTTTTAGGATTTACACTACAGTATGAGATGAGCTATACCAATATGCTTAATATTCTTAAACTTTCCAAGTTGGCGTTACGAAGTGCGCAGCGTGATGTAATGGATCCTATCGTTTGTGCAGGAGGTCCCTGTGTCTATAATCCGGAGCCGATTGCACCATTTGTTGACTTTTTTTATCTAGGAGAAGCTGAGGCGGCTTTACCACAGATATTAGATTTATATGAAACAATGAAAAATGACCCGAGCATCGACCCAAAAGAGCGAAAAGCATTGTTTTTAGAGCGTTTGTTAGATGTGGACGGCGTCTATGTACCCCAGTTTTATGATGTAAGTTACCATGAAGACGGAACTATTAAGGAGCGACATTTACTTCATGAAAAGGCAAAACCAACCATTAAGAAGCAGTTAGTGGTAGATTTAGATACCATGCCTTATGCCAGTAAACCAATTGTTCCATATCTTCAACCAGTACATGACCGTATTGTTTTGGAACTTTTTCGGGGATGTTCGAGAGGGTGTCGTTTTTGTCAGGCAGGCTTTGTCTATCGTCCGGTTCGTGAAAAGTCTTTAGATACGTTAAAGGAACAAGCCAGTGAACTTTCTACACAGACGGGTCATGATGAGATTTCTCTTATATCTCTTTCAACAAGCGATTATAAAGAGCTATCTCCCTTATGTGACTTTCTCATTGATGACATATCCAAGGAGAAGAAGGTGAACTTGTCTCTTCCTTCCCTGCGTATTGATTCATTTTCTTTGGAGCTTATGAACAAAGTCCAAGACGTCAGAAAGAGCAGTTTGACCTTTGCACCGGAAGCCGGTTCGCAGAGGATGCGTGATGTCATTAATAAAGGGATCTCAGAAGAAAATATATTACATGGGAGTAAAGAAGCCTTTTTAGGTGGTTGGAATCGTGTAAAATTATACTTTATGCTTGGGTTACCTTCTGAGACCGAAGAAGATATACTAGCCATTAGTAAGCTAGCTGATGATATTGTGCGAACTTATTATAGTATTGATAAGGAACAACGTCCTAAAGGCGGCGTCCAACTCATTGTGAGTACAAGCTTTTTTATTCCGAAACCTTTTACACCGTTCCAATGGGTGGGACAAGATACCTATGAGACATTTATGGAAAAACAGGCTCTTTTGAATAAGGCAATTAATAAAAAGCGAATTAAATACAACTCTCATGATGCAAAGCTTAGCATGCTTGAAGGCGTTATGGCTCGTGGAGATCGAAAAGTTGCGGATGTTATTGAAGAAGCCTTTTTATCAGGTGCAAGCTTTGATGCATGGAGTGAACACTTTAATTTTGAGCGTTGGCAAGAAGCATTTGCAAAATGTGGCGTTGATCCTGCCTTTTATGCCAATCGTCATCGCAGTTTTGATGAGGTTTTACCTTGGGACTTTATTGATATCGGGGTAACACGTCGCTTTTTGGAAAAAGAGTATTTACGAAGTATGGAACAGGTAGTCACACCAAATTGTATGGATAAATGTATGGCATGTGGAGCTACATGTTTTAACGGAGGAATATGCTATGAAGATAAGAATTAAATTTAAAAAAAATGGATTAATGCAGTTTATTGGCCATTTAGATTTTATGCGCGCTTGGCAAAAATTCTTCCGACAATCCGGGATACCCATTGCCTACTCTGAAGGGTTTAATCCACATCAGGTTTTTTCGATTGCGGCGCCGCTAGCCGTTGGAACAACCGGTGATGGGGAATATTTAGACCTTAAGTTAAGTGTTCAAGACTATGATATGGACTTATTTAAGCAACAAGTGGCTTCGGTTTTGCCGGAAGGCGTTGAACTTGTTGATGCAATTGTCTTGCCTGAAAAGGCAAAAGCTGGGATGGCTGCATGTTATGCTGCAGATTATCAATTGACCCTAAGTGATGAATTAAAAGTTCGTATGTCCGATGAACGTAAGATGAACGAATTTTTTTCACAAGAATCTATTGTCGTTAAGAAGAAAAATAAAAAAGGGAAAATTAATGACTTTGACTTGTCTCCAGGAATATTTTCATATCAGCTACAGGGGCAGACAATCTTATGTAGACTGGCAACAGGATCTTCGCTTAATATTAAACCTGAACTTTTGATGGGAGCGTTGTTTGAATATATGGGAATTGAAGTTGAGAAGTTTACAGATACGATATATTATCTGATTCATCGTTATGAGATATATCAGAGCCTAGAACCGCAACGAACGCTCATTGAATTTGATTAAAATGGGGAGATTACATGAATGAATTGATTATTAGCCAAAAAGATAATACGATTATTATGGCTTTAATGGATACGTTTGATAAACTGGTTGAGATTAAACCCTATTCATTAAAACATACTGGCCAAGTTGGCTGGGTTTTCCTAGGCATTGTTCGTAAAAAAGTCAAAGGAATTCAAGCGTATT
This sequence is a window from Vallitaleaceae bacterium 9-2. Protein-coding genes within it:
- a CDS encoding aminoacyl-histidine dipeptidase, encoding MNIYDLEPQSVMKFFYEINQIPRGSGNEKQISDYLVEFAKERQLEVVQDDALNVLIRKAATPGYENHKGVIIQGHMDMVCSKNAGVDHDFEKDPIDMLIDGDYITANGTTLGADNGIAVAMGLALLDAQDVKHPELEVIITTDEEVGLNGAIAFDANQLRGGYYLNLDSEEEGEFTIGCAGGLKSIINLPVYKETIETDSLICKEVAITKLLGGHSGVDIENYRANAVKLTGRILCKLDEEFDFSLLDIYGGDKDNVIPREAFFTIVFSKEEQERFDQVLDTIAQKIQHEYQSSDPNIEIVSKTIDVEKTVEVLAEASLESLIFLLMTVPNGIQTMSPELKGFVESSLNIGKVAVEDDHVVFLFAVRSSIASLKEHITNQLKCYANYCNAEFIKTAEYPEWPVKNDTELLKKAVEVYTNMYKKEPIVKSIHAGLEGGVFMEKLPHLEAISLGPDMDGVHSPDERVSISSIQRTYTYLINLIEAL
- a CDS encoding bacteriohemerythrin encodes the protein MDLLLWDEKFSVHNTTLDEHHKRLFELCNEMFNLIDQENKTPIYSTAKVISELHMYAIFHFTEEEKLMEQNNFPKIEEHKKLHQAFIDKIAQLKEQYENDDVLVDYDILNFLSDWLIYHILEVDSEYADYIK
- a CDS encoding TIGR03936 family radical SAM-associated protein, which encodes MKIRIKFKKNGLMQFIGHLDFMRAWQKFFRQSGIPIAYSEGFNPHQVFSIAAPLAVGTTGDGEYLDLKLSVQDYDMDLFKQQVASVLPEGVELVDAIVLPEKAKAGMAACYAADYQLTLSDELKVRMSDERKMNEFFSQESIVVKKKNKKGKINDFDLSPGIFSYQLQGQTILCRLATGSSLNIKPELLMGALFEYMGIEVEKFTDTIYYLIHRYEIYQSLEPQRTLIEFD
- a CDS encoding TIGR03960 family B12-binding radical SAM protein codes for the protein MKKLSVPPQLLLSVEKPAQYIGNEINAVHKENGTFSTHFALCFPDLYEIGMSHLGLSILYNLMNARNDVYCERVFSPMQDMEKLLEDYDIPLFSLESQTPVQAFDFLGFTLQYEMSYTNMLNILKLSKLALRSAQRDVMDPIVCAGGPCVYNPEPIAPFVDFFYLGEAEAALPQILDLYETMKNDPSIDPKERKALFLERLLDVDGVYVPQFYDVSYHEDGTIKERHLLHEKAKPTIKKQLVVDLDTMPYASKPIVPYLQPVHDRIVLELFRGCSRGCRFCQAGFVYRPVREKSLDTLKEQASELSTQTGHDEISLISLSTSDYKELSPLCDFLIDDISKEKKVNLSLPSLRIDSFSLELMNKVQDVRKSSLTFAPEAGSQRMRDVINKGISEENILHGSKEAFLGGWNRVKLYFMLGLPSETEEDILAISKLADDIVRTYYSIDKEQRPKGGVQLIVSTSFFIPKPFTPFQWVGQDTYETFMEKQALLNKAINKKRIKYNSHDAKLSMLEGVMARGDRKVADVIEEAFLSGASFDAWSEHFNFERWQEAFAKCGVDPAFYANRHRSFDEVLPWDFIDIGVTRRFLEKEYLRSMEQVVTPNCMDKCMACGATCFNGGICYEDKN